The sequence below is a genomic window from Desulfobulbus oligotrophicus.
CTCGGCGCATCGTACTGCACCTCCTCAAAAACATCGGTCTTGTAACGTGATAGCGAGAGATCGAAGTTGTTCTTCTCGTCGGCAATTTCGCTGCGTGCCACCATAAAGCACTTGTGCTCATCCGTAATGGTGCGGTCTTCGACGTCTGTTTCGGGATTGCGCCCATGGAAGCACGCCACAATATCCTGCAAATCCCCATAGCCTTCCTGCTTGCTGCGCTTGTCATCCAGCGAGTAACCGTCGGCCTGCATCTCGTAGAACCAGACATGTTCGGTGGCCGGCTGCGTCACCTTGTCCTTCGGCCCCCAGACCTTGGTAAAGAGCAGAATGGCGGTGCTGACCCCGGCGTAGGGCTTGAATACGCCGCTGGGCATGGTGATGACGGCCTTCAAGTCGCAACGCTCCAGCAGCAGCTTTCGCAGGGTCTTGAACGCGCGGCCGGAGCCGAACAGCACCCCTTGCGGCACGATAACGCAGGCGGTGCCGCCCATTCTCAGCAGCCGGTAGATGTTTTCCACAAAGAGCAGCTCGGTCTTGGTGGTGGAGAGGCTCAGGTTTTCATTGATGTCGCCCTTGTCGATGGAGCCGGTAAAGGGCGGGTTGGCCATGATGATGTCGTATTCGGCCTCCTCGTTGTAGCTCTTGGAGAGGGTGTCCTTGTAGTCGATGTTGGGCTCGTCGATGCCGTGCATCATCAGGTTCATCAGCCCCAGGCGTACCATGGTCTGATCGATGTCGTAACCGTATAGGCTTTCCTGCAGAATGGTTTGGCGCTTTTCATCGAAAGCCGCTGCTACCGAAGTACGGACAAAGCCGTCCTCATCGGGCTGCACGTCTTTTGAACCGGCCTTTTTCGCCAGCTCGGTGACAATGTACTGGTAGGCTCCGAGCAGAAAGCCACCGGAACCGCAGGCCGGATCCCCGATGCGGTGGCCCAGTTGCGGCCGCACCAGATCGGCCATCAGTTGGATGATATGGCGCGGGGTGCGGAACTGGCCGTTCTTGCCGGCGGTGGCGATCTCGGACAGCAGCATCTCGTACACATCGCCCTGGATGTCCTGAAAGGCCTGGCCCTTCTCCCTGGAGTCCTGCTCCATGATCTCGAAGATCTCGTCAATGGTCTTCACCGCCTCCACCAGGAGTGCTGGTTTGGGAATGATGAACACGGCGTTTTTCATGTGACGGGTGAAGTTGGACTCGGTACCATTCATGTCCTTGAGGAAGGGGAAGACCTTGGTCTGCACATGCTGGAGCATCTCCTCGGCCTGCATGTGCTTGAATTCGCTCCAGCGCAGGGTGCGTTTTTCAATGGCATACTGTTCGGGGTTTTGCCGATCCCGATACTCGGTCGGAATCCACTGACCCGCGAACCTGGAGGTGTAGGGCTCTCCGATCCACTCGGCATCGGCCTGCTTCTTCTGATCCAGCTCATCAAGCCGTTTCATAAACAGCAGGTAGGTGATCTGCTCAATGGCGGTGAGCGGGTTGGAGATGCCGCCGGACCAGAACTTGTTCCAGAGCTGGTCGATCTTGCTTTTGAGTTCGGGGTTGTTTTGCAGCATGGTTCTATTCCTTTTTAACCACGGAAGACACGGACAACACGGAAGATTTGTTTTTTACCACTGAAGACACGGACAACACGGAAAAATGAAGGTGTTGTCATCTGTGTGTTCGGTGTATTCCGTGGTTCATAAAATCAGTTGTTCTGCAACCTGGGTAGATTTGTTTTTTACCACGGAAGACACGGACAACACGGAAAAGAGAGTTTATTTTTGTCTGTGTTTTCTG
It includes:
- a CDS encoding type I restriction-modification system subunit M — its product is MLQNNPELKSKIDQLWNKFWSGGISNPLTAIEQITYLLFMKRLDELDQKKQADAEWIGEPYTSRFAGQWIPTEYRDRQNPEQYAIEKRTLRWSEFKHMQAEEMLQHVQTKVFPFLKDMNGTESNFTRHMKNAVFIIPKPALLVEAVKTIDEIFEIMEQDSREKGQAFQDIQGDVYEMLLSEIATAGKNGQFRTPRHIIQLMADLVRPQLGHRIGDPACGSGGFLLGAYQYIVTELAKKAGSKDVQPDEDGFVRTSVAAAFDEKRQTILQESLYGYDIDQTMVRLGLMNLMMHGIDEPNIDYKDTLSKSYNEEAEYDIIMANPPFTGSIDKGDINENLSLSTTKTELLFVENIYRLLRMGGTACVIVPQGVLFGSGRAFKTLRKLLLERCDLKAVITMPSGVFKPYAGVSTAILLFTKVWGPKDKVTQPATEHVWFYEMQADGYSLDDKRSKQEGYGDLQDIVACFHGRNPETDVEDRTITDEHKCFMVARSEIADEKNNFDLSLSRYKTDVFEEVQYDAPRVILERLLVAELGEEFVNHGRHGKHGKLLDGVESGIVRELLELKGMVG